Sequence from the Fulvivirga ligni genome:
TAGCAGTATATGCAGCCATGCTCACAGCCTTGATATGGATTAAGGGAATAGCCCATGCCTACATCTGGGCTTTCTACCTTATTCACTATTTTTTTAGGTGTCTCATAAAAGATTTGGGTGGTGATTTTCTCCTCCAGAAGTTCTTCATCCAGGCCCTCTATATGCTCTTGAACATATTCATGAGCCAGATAGGGGTTCTTAGCCTGTATTTGAGCACCTCTTCCTTTACGATATTCATCAACCATAAAGTGAAATTACTAATTTAATTAGTAAAAACTATTAAAAATAGTAATTATGATTATGCTATGAATTTAAAGCCTACGCCGTGCTGGTTAAGTATTTCTACATCAGGATCTTCCTTTAAATACTTACGAAGTTTCGAAATGAAAACATCCATGCTGCGGCCCAGGAAATAATCATCACTGCCCCAGATTTTTTTTAGTATCTCTTCACGTTTTACCACTTTGCCTTTATGCTCACAGAGGTATTTTAGTACATCAGCCTCTTTTTGAGTGAGGTTTTTTTCTTTGTCAGAGATATTTAAAGTGAGGTTTGGGTAATCAAATGAATAAGCTCCGATCTTAAATATTTGTGAGCTCTCAGATTTATGTGTACGCTTTAGAAAGACCTCAATTCTGTAAATAAGTTCTTTCATATGAAAAGGCTTGGTCACGTAGTCATCTGCACCTGTTTCAAAACCGATGAGCTTATCTTCCTGCATAGATTTGGCGGTAAGAAAAATAATAGGCACTTCTGAATCGAGCTCTCTTATTTCTTTAGCTAAGGAAAAACCATCTTTCTTTGGAAGCATAACATCCAGCACGCAAAGGTCAAACTGGTCATCTTTAAACCTGTCGATTCCCTCTTGGCCATCATGGCAGCGAAGTACCTGATAACCATTTTGCTCCAGGTTATCCTGTATTACGAAGCCCAGGCTCGTGTCATCTTCTACTAATAATATGGTTTTATTCTGCATTTAAAAAACTGAGTTGAAATGTGCTTCCCTCGCCTAATTCACTGAATACCTTTAACGTACCCTTATGAGCTTTTGCTACTAAATTCACATAATTTAAACCAAGACCAAAGCCTTTCACATTATGAACATTACCGGTAGGTACTCTATAAAATTGTAAGAAAATCTTCGACTGCTCCTGTTTGCTAATGCCTATGCCGTTATCAATCACCTCTATAAAAACCCTTCCATCTTTATTAAAAGTTCTGATCTTAATTTGCGGTACATCAAGGCAATACTTAATAGCATTATCAAGCAAGTTGTAAAGAACGTTGGTAAGGTGCAGAGGGTCTGCGTTTATAATAGTGTCAGTGGCCTGAAAATCCATGGTAATGTGACCTCCCTGATCCGCTATTGAAAGTGACATACTTTTTTGCGTGTCAACGATGATTTCATGAACGTCCACATTTTCTGCCTTGAGCGTAATTTCCTGTTTGTTCAAATTGGCCATTTGTAACACACGTTCCACTTGCCGTTTTAGCCGCAGGTTTTCATTGTCTATAATAATGGCATAATTACGAAGCCTATCGGGTTGATGAATGATATTTGGGTCTTTCAAAACATCAGCAGAAAGTGCAATGGTGCTTATCGGGGTTTTGAACTCATGGGTCATGTTATTGATAAAGTCTTTCTGCACCTCAGACAGCCGCCTTTGTTTTAATATTACAAAAAGGGCGTAAGCAAAAAAGATGACCACCACCAGTAGCACCATGGAAGAAAAGATCCAAATGCCCATACGGTTAGTAATGAAAGAAGCCTTGTTAGGAAACTGTACTCCGAAATAATAATTCTGATTATTCCATTTAGGAAGATTTTTGGTAATCGGGCTTATCTGATTATCATTAAGAGAGACATAGCAGCCATAAACCATTTTATCATTGGTACAATCATAAATACCATATTCAAAGTCGGCATTTATATTTCTTTTGCCGAATTCTGATTTAAGTAAATCTTCTAAAATTGCCGCATCGATCTCATTATTAATCATTACTACATAATAATTGGTAGAGAGCTGTTTAATGGGATTATTATTAGGTTGAGTATCTGTAAGTGTAAAAAAAGCTTGCGCTACATTATAAAGCGCAGTATTCACTTCACGGTCAAATTGCTCTGTTTCCGTGTTAAAAGCCTGCTTAAACCAATAGATCTGGGTCACTACAATACCCACTATGCTTACTATGGCTAGTATAACTAATAACCGGATGGTTCTGCGCTTCATAAGCTCAAATTAACTATTATTGAGCGGGTTACCAGAAATTTTAACAAATCATTAACACCATATTGGCATATCGTGTGTCTTAGTACTACATAATAAAAACTTAACTCTTTTATGAAAACACTTCTTTACGCTGCTACACTGATTTTACTGGTCTCGTCATGTCGTCAGTCCTTTTATGGGCCTGCAATGTATGGGCATGATGTGATTGCCGTTCAAAAGCCAATTTATGATGATACTGTAAAATCTGGCCTTTATTTATCAGGTACTTATTCGATCGGAGCAGGTTATAATTATGATGATCGCAATGAATCTATCCTGGGTCAGCTTGTTTATGCCAGATCCTGGGAAAATGCCAGCATAGCCTTAGGTGGTTATGGTTTCACTGGTAATTACTTCGTGTCAGGTGATGATAGCGACTTTATTTCAGATAATGATTATGAAGGAAATTATACCTACAATGGTGTGGGTGGAGTGGCAAGTGCAAACTTCACTTTAGATTTCAGGAAGGTTAATTTTCGAATGATAGGTATTCAGGTTAATAAATCTTTGGAGTATGGCAAATTCCAGGATTTTAAAGATATGATTGCTACAGATACCACTCGTAATTTTTCTACTATTGGAAATGACAATCTGAACGTTCTTCTTACTTCTGAAATAGTAACTAAGACAGACCCTTCATTTTCCGCCAGGCTATTCATAGGTAAATCTTACGGAGGCATTGATAAAATTGCCGAGGAAGAATCAGACGCTTATGGTACCATGTTAGTTGGAGCTACATTTTCACTTACTTCAAAAAGATTTAATGGCTATATTCAGGTAAATAGCCAAGAGCACGCCGACCCTGTATTCAATTTAGGAGTGGGTTATAACTTGCTAAAACCTTAAAAATCAGCTTTATCCTATTTTTTGATAGGATAAAGCAAATTTCTCCCTAAATAGTATGCATGCATAACATATTTAGTTATATTTGTTAAGAGCAACTAAATCGTTTGCAGTGAAGAGAGAAGAAACTATTGACCACAACATAAAGACCGCCTGGCATGCTATTTCACGCATGTATAATCAGCAGGCGGCTAAGGAAGACATTACCACTTCAATTGGTTTTGTTCTTCTCAATATCTCCTCAAAGGAAGGCACCCCCGCCACCAAAATAGCACCACTTATGGGCTTGGAATCCAGAAGCTTAACACGCGTGCTCAAAAACATGGAGGAAAAGGGTTTGGTATACCGCCAGCCTGATGCTAACGACAAAAGATCTGTTCGAATTCATTTAACTGATGAGGGAAAACGCAAAAAAGAGTTCTCCCGCCAAACAGTTTTATCGTTTAACAACTTTGTAAGAGAAGAGATACCGGATGACAAGTTATCTGTGTTCTTCGAAGTGATAAGCGCAATTAATAAAAGAATAGAAAATAATAACATATACGAAACGGAAAACCATAAAAATCAACAATGAGAAGAATAAACAAAGTAGCCGTGTTAGGTTCGGGAATCATGGGTTCTCGAATAGCATGCCACTTCGCGA
This genomic interval carries:
- a CDS encoding MarR family winged helix-turn-helix transcriptional regulator gives rise to the protein MKREETIDHNIKTAWHAISRMYNQQAAKEDITTSIGFVLLNISSKEGTPATKIAPLMGLESRSLTRVLKNMEEKGLVYRQPDANDKRSVRIHLTDEGKRKKEFSRQTVLSFNNFVREEIPDDKLSVFFEVISAINKRIENNNIYETENHKNQQ
- a CDS encoding sensor histidine kinase → MKRRTIRLLVILAIVSIVGIVVTQIYWFKQAFNTETEQFDREVNTALYNVAQAFFTLTDTQPNNNPIKQLSTNYYVVMINNEIDAAILEDLLKSEFGKRNINADFEYGIYDCTNDKMVYGCYVSLNDNQISPITKNLPKWNNQNYYFGVQFPNKASFITNRMGIWIFSSMVLLVVVIFFAYALFVILKQRRLSEVQKDFINNMTHEFKTPISTIALSADVLKDPNIIHQPDRLRNYAIIIDNENLRLKRQVERVLQMANLNKQEITLKAENVDVHEIIVDTQKSMSLSIADQGGHITMDFQATDTIINADPLHLTNVLYNLLDNAIKYCLDVPQIKIRTFNKDGRVFIEVIDNGIGISKQEQSKIFLQFYRVPTGNVHNVKGFGLGLNYVNLVAKAHKGTLKVFSELGEGSTFQLSFLNAE
- a CDS encoding response regulator transcription factor is translated as MQNKTILLVEDDTSLGFVIQDNLEQNGYQVLRCHDGQEGIDRFKDDQFDLCVLDVMLPKKDGFSLAKEIRELDSEVPIIFLTAKSMQEDKLIGFETGADDYVTKPFHMKELIYRIEVFLKRTHKSESSQIFKIGAYSFDYPNLTLNISDKEKNLTQKEADVLKYLCEHKGKVVKREEILKKIWGSDDYFLGRSMDVFISKLRKYLKEDPDVEILNQHGVGFKFIA